The Stappia sp. genome window below encodes:
- a CDS encoding FadR/GntR family transcriptional regulator, translating into MEVTSRSQRNSSLALERLRILVDQVEREGRDQLPTERELSEEIGVGRRAVRRALDVMEAEGRIWRRQGAGTFLAAARAPGDGDFRRLPEMSNMVEVMEVRLRLEPALARLAAVRASAADVARMRALSRKVEAAQDMDSRELWDGALHRAVAEAAGNTLFLALFDVVDRVRQDEIWRHVREALRTSDTLVLYRSQHADLVDAIERRDPVGAERAMRRHLLALQERLLLHPVGEPEEADDGG; encoded by the coding sequence GTGGAGGTCACGTCCCGGTCGCAACGCAACTCCAGTCTGGCGCTCGAGCGCCTGCGCATTCTCGTCGATCAGGTCGAGCGCGAGGGGCGCGACCAGCTGCCGACCGAGCGCGAGCTGTCCGAAGAGATCGGCGTCGGCCGCCGGGCCGTGCGCCGGGCGCTCGACGTGATGGAGGCGGAGGGGCGGATCTGGCGGCGTCAGGGTGCCGGCACCTTTCTGGCGGCGGCGCGCGCGCCCGGCGATGGTGATTTTCGGCGGCTGCCGGAAATGAGCAACATGGTCGAGGTCATGGAGGTGCGCCTGCGTCTCGAGCCGGCGCTGGCGCGGCTGGCGGCGGTGCGGGCAAGCGCCGCTGACGTGGCGCGCATGCGCGCGCTCAGCCGCAAGGTCGAGGCCGCACAGGACATGGACAGCCGCGAGCTGTGGGACGGCGCGCTGCACCGGGCGGTGGCGGAGGCCGCCGGCAACACGCTGTTCCTGGCGCTGTTCGATGTGGTCGACCGGGTGCGTCAGGACGAGATCTGGCGGCATGTGCGCGAGGCGCTGAGAACCAGCGACACGCTGGTGCTCTATCGCTCGCAGCACGCCGATCTGGTCGATGCCATCGAACGGCGCGATCCCGTCGGCGCGGAGCGCGCCATGCGGCGTCACCTGCTGGCGCTGCAGGAGCGGCTGCTGCTGCACCCGGTCGGGGAACCGGAGGAGGCCGACGATGGCGGATAA